One Malus domestica chromosome 11, GDT2T_hap1 genomic region harbors:
- the LOC114823101 gene encoding Holliday junction resolvase MOC1, chloroplastic — protein MEAVNLQLHHQLMIRPYLSFPSKFNLKWCFSLYSHSTTPFSSASASTKSVGVGDRAAAAKVSDAAQLKHNWLASLSCPFPQNPDTLDSTSTNSDSSWVIGVDPDVSGAFALLKGDDDPASSSAQVYDSPHLKVLVGKRVRRRLDAKSIVQLLGSFDAPPGTVAYVEQSTPFPQDGKQGWWSGGFGYGLWIGILVAMGFSVIPVSSISWKNKFEISGSMYTKDDSRRVASALFPSLSSMLERKKDHGRADALLIAAYGKGIKSDLSSNPEIP, from the exons ATGGAAGCTGTCAACCTCCAACTTCATCACCAACTCATGATAAGACCTTATCTCTCATTCCCTTCCAAATTCAACCTCAAATGGTGTTTTTCTCTTTACTCTCACTCGACGACACCCTTCTCCTCCGCTTCCGCTTCAACAAAATCCGTAGGGGTTGGCGATAGGGCTGCCGCCGCCAAGGTCTCCGACGCTGCTCAGCTCAAACACAACTGGTTGGCCTCTCTCTCTTGCCCTTTTCCTCAGAACCCAGACACCTTGGATTCGACCAGTACCAATTCGGATTCCAGTTGGGTCATTGGGGTCGACCCGGATGTTTCTGGTGCTTTTGCCCTCTTGAAAGGGGATGATGACcctgcttcttcttctgctcAG GTATATGACTCTCCACATTTAAAAGTTCTGGTGGGTAAAAGAGTTCGGAGGCGTTTAGATGCAAAGTCTATTGTTCAGTTGCTCGGCAGTTTCGATGCTCCCCCTG GCACGGTTGCATATGTAGAGCAGTCGACCCCCTTTCCACAAGATGGAAAGCAG GGATGGTGGAGTGGAGGTTTCGGGTATGGACTATGGATTGGGATCTTAGTTGCCATGGGGTTTTCAGTTATTCCAGTGTCATCTATTTCGTGGAAGAACAAATTTGAAATCAGCGGAAGCATGTATACAAAG GATGATAGCCGGAGGGTTGCGTCTGCATTATTTCCATCATTGAGTTCCATGTTGGAAAGGAAAAAAGATCAcg GGAGGGCTGATGCACTACTCATTGCCGCATACGGAAAAGGGATAAAGTCAGACTTATCATCCAATCCAGAGATACCTTAA
- the LOC114823102 gene encoding uncharacterized protein isoform X1, translating to MEGGGGGGGGGGEDDIVCLDESFFIDDNYQLTTFIFGSQVIELLCLHSASTDFDLTGQLVWPGAMLLNDYLSNNAVLLQGCTVLELGSGVGITGILCSRFCSKVVLTDHNDEVLKILKKNIDLHASSEKSNFCSELVAEKLEWGNSEQICHILQTYTNGFDLILGADICFQQSSIGLLFNTVEKLLQARRDGQCKFILAYVSRTKTMDSLVISEASRCGMQINEVVGTRSVVGNLEGVIFEVTLKKQHE from the exons ATGgaaggaggtggaggaggaggaggaggaggaggagaagacgaCATAGTTTGCTTGGACGAATCTTTCTTCATCGATGACAA TTACCAGCTGACCACCTTCATATTTGGATCTCAAGTTATCGAGCTTCTTTGCCTCCACTCTGCTTCTA CCGATTTTGATCTGACAGGGCAATTGGTATGGCCTGGAGCAATGCTGTTGAACGATTACCTTTCAAACAATGCGGTGCTTCTGCAAGGATGCACTGTTTTGGAATTAGGCTCTGGGGTCG GTATTACTGGAATACTGTGCAGCAGGTTCTGCAGCAAAGTTGTATTAACAGACCATAATGATGAAGTTCTCAAG ATCCTGAAGAAAAATATAGATCTGCATGCATCTTCCGAGAAGTCTAACTTTTGTTCTG AATTAGTCGCTGAGAAACTCGAATGGGGAAATTCGGAGCAGATCTGCCACATTTTGCAGACGTATACAaatggatttgatttgattcttGGAGCTGACATAT GCTTTCAACAATCGAGCATTGGTTTGCTTTTCAACACTGTGGAAAAACTTCTTCAAGCTAGAAGGGATGGGCAATGCAAATTCATACTAGCCTATGTATCCCGAACGAAGAC TATGGATTCGTTGGTCATTAGCGAAGCTTCACGGTGTGGGATGCAGataaatgaagtagttgggacTCGTTCTGTTGTTGGAAATCTTGAAGGAGTCATCTTTGAGGTGACCCTTAAAAAACAGCATGAGTAA
- the LOC114823102 gene encoding uncharacterized protein isoform X2, which produces MKWCSYQLTTFIFGSQVIELLCLHSASTDFDLTGQLVWPGAMLLNDYLSNNAVLLQGCTVLELGSGVGITGILCSRFCSKVVLTDHNDEVLKILKKNIDLHASSEKSNFCSELVAEKLEWGNSEQICHILQTYTNGFDLILGADICFQQSSIGLLFNTVEKLLQARRDGQCKFILAYVSRTKTMDSLVISEASRCGMQINEVVGTRSVVGNLEGVIFEVTLKKQHE; this is translated from the exons ATGAAATGGTGCAGTTACCAGCTGACCACCTTCATATTTGGATCTCAAGTTATCGAGCTTCTTTGCCTCCACTCTGCTTCTA CCGATTTTGATCTGACAGGGCAATTGGTATGGCCTGGAGCAATGCTGTTGAACGATTACCTTTCAAACAATGCGGTGCTTCTGCAAGGATGCACTGTTTTGGAATTAGGCTCTGGGGTCG GTATTACTGGAATACTGTGCAGCAGGTTCTGCAGCAAAGTTGTATTAACAGACCATAATGATGAAGTTCTCAAG ATCCTGAAGAAAAATATAGATCTGCATGCATCTTCCGAGAAGTCTAACTTTTGTTCTG AATTAGTCGCTGAGAAACTCGAATGGGGAAATTCGGAGCAGATCTGCCACATTTTGCAGACGTATACAaatggatttgatttgattcttGGAGCTGACATAT GCTTTCAACAATCGAGCATTGGTTTGCTTTTCAACACTGTGGAAAAACTTCTTCAAGCTAGAAGGGATGGGCAATGCAAATTCATACTAGCCTATGTATCCCGAACGAAGAC TATGGATTCGTTGGTCATTAGCGAAGCTTCACGGTGTGGGATGCAGataaatgaagtagttgggacTCGTTCTGTTGTTGGAAATCTTGAAGGAGTCATCTTTGAGGTGACCCTTAAAAAACAGCATGAGTAA